A window of Polyodon spathula isolate WHYD16114869_AA chromosome 30, ASM1765450v1, whole genome shotgun sequence contains these coding sequences:
- the LOC121302926 gene encoding ribosomal protein S6 kinase alpha-3, with product MPLAQLLSDPWQKMAVEDLETENGHQIVDDSMGEDETQATSRPHAQDTGSMEEFVVDEGNMKEITITHHVKEGHEKGDPRQFELRKVLGQGSFGKVFLVRKVTGPDAGQLYAMKVLKKATLKVRDRVRTKMERDILVEVNHPFIVKLHYAFQTEGKLYLILDFLRGGDLFTRLSKEVMFTEEDVKYYLAELALALDHLHSLGIIYRDLKPENILLDEEGHIKLTDFGLSKESIDHEKKAYSFCGTVEYMAPEVVNRRGHSQSADWWSFGVLMFEMLTGTLPFQGKDRKETMTMILKAKLGMPQFLSSEAQSLLRMLFKRNPANRLGAGTDGVEEIKRHQFFSTIDWNKLFRRELHPPFKPATSRPDDTFYFDPEFTAKTPKDSPGIPPSANAHQLFRGFSFVAITSEEENQPMQTTNVNSVAQLQRNNMQFTDGYDVKEDIGVGSYSICKRCVNKTSNMEYAVKIINKSKRDPSEEIEILLRYGQHPNIITLKDVYDDGKVVYLVTELMKGGELLDKILRQKFFSEREASAVLYTISKTVEYLHMQGVVHRDLKPSNILYMDESGNPESIRICDFGFAKQLRAENGLLMTPCYTANFVAPEVLKKQGYDAACDIWSLGVLLYTMITGFTPFANGPEDTPEEILARIGSGKFSLTGGYWNSVSNEAKDLVSRMLHVDPHQRLTAAQVLRHPWIVHRDRLPQYQLNRQDAPHLVKGAMAATYSALNRNPMSPVLESVGCSTLAQRRGMKKLTSTAL from the exons AGACCTCATGCTCAGGACACTGGAAGCATGGAAGAGTTTGTAGTG GATGAAGGGAACATGAAAGAAATTACAATCACGCACCACGTGAAGGAGGGCCACGAGAAAGGGGATCCGCGACAGTTTGAGCTGCGCAAGGTCCTGGGTCAGGGCTCCTTTGGGAAG GTGTTTCTGGTGAGAAAGGTTACAGGACCAGACGCTGGGCAGCTGTATGCAATGAAGGTGCTTAAAAAGGCTACTCTAAAAG TTCGAGATCGTGTTCGGACAAAAATGGAGCGTGATATACTGGTGGAAGTGAATCATCCTTTCATTGTAAAACTACACTATG cttTTCAGACTGAAGGAAAGCTCTATCTCATCCTGGACTTCCTCAGAGGGGGAGACTTGTTTACACGATTATCCAAAGAG GTCATGTTCACTGAGGAAGATGTCAAGTACTACCTTGCTGAGCTGGCACTAGCGTTAGATCATCTGCACAGTCTTGGAATTATCTACAGAGATCTCAAACCAGAAAA TATTTTGCTTGATGAAGAAGGACATATAAAATTAACAG acTTTGGGTTGAGTAAAGAGTCTATTGACCACGAGAAGAAGGCCTATTCGTTCTGCGGCACTGTGGAGTACATGGCTCCGGAGGTGGTGAACCGGCGAGGACACTCTCAGAGCGCAGACTGGTGGTCCTTCGGAGTCCTCATG TTTGAGATGCTTACGGGTACATTGCCATTCCAAGGGAAAGACAGAAAAGAAACCATGACTATGATTCTCAA GGCGAAGCTGGGCATGCCGCAGTTTTTGAGTTCAGAGGCACAGAGTCTGCTCCGAATGCTCTTCAAGCGAAACCCTGCAAACAGGCTAG GCGCTGGGACGGATGGAGTGGAAGAAATTAAGAGACATCAGTTCTTCTCCACGATAGACTGGAAC aaattGTTCAGAAGAGAACTTCATCCCCCTTTTAAGCCAGCTACAAGCAGACCAgatgacacattttattttgatccAGAATTCACAGCAAAAACCCCAAAAG ATTCCCCGGGTATTCCCCCGAGTGCTAATGCGCACCAGTTGTTTCGTGGGTTCAGTTTTGTTGCCATTACCTCAGAGGAAGAAAACCAACCAATGCAGACCACAAATGTGAACTCCGTTGCACAG CTGCAGAGAAACAACATGCAGTTCACGGACGGGTACGATGTGAAGGAAGACATTGGCGTGGGCTCCTACTCCATCTGCAAGCGCTGTGTCAACAAGACTTCCAACATGGAATATGCAGTGAAG ATCATTAATAAGAGCAAGAGAGACCCTTCAGAGGAGATTGAGATCTTGCTGCGATATGGGCAGCATCCCAATATCATCACTCTCAAGGAC GTTTATGATGACGGGAAGGTTGTGTACTTGGTGACGGAGCTCATGAAAGGAGGGGAACTTCTGGACAAGATTCTCAGGCAGAAGTTCTTTTCTGAGAGAGAAGCCAGCGCTGTCCTCTACACCATTTCAAAAACCGTGGAGTACCTTCATATGCAGGGG GTAGTGCACAGAGACCTCAAGCCCAGCAACATTCTTTACATGGATGAATCGGGGAATCCAGAATCCATTCGAATTTGCGACTTCGGCTTTGCAAAGCAGCTGCGGGCAGAGAACGGTCTGCTAATGACTCCCTGCTATACAGCTAACTTCGTGGCTCCAGAG GTTTTAAAGAAACAAGGATATGATGCTGCATGTGACATCTGGAGCTTGGGTGTGCTGCTATACACGATGATCACAGG GTTCACCCCGTTTGCTAATGGCCCTGAAGATACCCCAGAAGAGATTCTGGCTCGAATAGGCAGCGGCAAGTTTTCTCTCACCGGAGGCTATTGGAACTCAGTCTCCAACGAGGCAAAG GATCTGGTATCCAGGATGCTTCACGTTGACCCTCACCAGAGGCTGACAGCAGCACAGGTTCTGCGTCACCCCTGGATAGTGCACAGGGACCGGCTGCCTCAGTACCAGCTCAACAGGCAGGACGCGCCGCACTTGGTAAAG GGTGCCATGGCTGCTACGTACTCCGCTCTGAACCGCAACCCCATGTCTCCGGTGCTCGAGTCAGTGGGCTGCTCTACCCTGGCCCAGCGGAGAGGGATGAAGAAGCTCACCTCCACTGCCCTGTGA